The Montipora capricornis isolate CH-2021 chromosome 3, ASM3666992v2, whole genome shotgun sequence genome includes the window GTTCCACGTCTTTCCAGCTGTTTTCATCTCGTCCTCGATGGTCCTCCGCCAAGTGCAGAGTGGTCTACCCCGGTGCCTCTTCCCAGGGGGCGCCCAAGACAGCGCCTCGAGCGGGTGCCGGCCTTTCTTCATGCGAAGGACATGGCCAAGCCACGTCCACCGTCTTCTTTTCACCTCCAGAACGATGTTATTCACCCCTGTGCGCCTCCAGATCTCCTCATTACACACCTTTTCTTGCCACCTAACTTTCAATATTCTCCGTAAGCATCTCCCTTCGAAGCCCCGAAGTTTGCTCTCCAActtcttgttggttctccacgtCTCTGAGGCGTAGAGAAGAGTTGAACGTATGTTGGACTGGACCGTCCAACGTCCaacgtcaagttcacaagctattgtgaattgattgaatgccctcgaccaatcagatttttcatagtgagtctgatgtataataatatcagttaatatgttacctggtcacgcagcgggacaggtaaaacgcacgaaatagctttgctgttaggaaaaacctttgttgcttttattaaaaacaacaatcgtatttaatataattaatagaatatcacttaacagttaacttttcatttatcagttaactactaattttttggccaaatatcagttaactactatttttttggccaattgtcagttaactgttaaccccattagcaccctcttgaACGTGGcgaaccgtgaaatccaaaacttagactcaaagtaaacagcctttggattaAAATCAAaggttcaaaattttgccaggcagttgttaagcaaacacactttccaaatctgaaggaaaaaagggaagtgatttttttatcattctaCCACTTTAATTAAGGTAGAACCCTTcaccggtatcgcagaggtcatgggttcaagtcacATTCAGtcccgaatttttcaggctttcctttcgtttcgcATCAGTAAACTTCACAACTATTGTCATGATCGCTATCTGCTGTTCAAATGTGTCCCTCGTATTATAAAGTCTTCATATTCACATTATCGATGGGTCCAtgaccacaggtaacccaggctcactgtgtgcgtcacgtgggtattaaaatatagagaacatatgaggtgaagtttaggtctgaaaatttgctagaaaatggaaataaaaatcgataaaacttaccatgtggtgagctgttgttatcattaatacgtacacgaagtttcgggaaaaatggtccccgttcaccttccttcatagtatagtgacaaggtaggagacagaAGCCAGCTTaaggactccgatcgacccaaaacaagcacgatttatttcgtgaaaatcgaatccagtcgctaaataaacacgccaggttcgtggaacaggagtttctctaaaccatgaatccactgaagcatctccaggtagcaacgcgaagccaccaggctccgtagaacttgtaagttgacctgctaaaatggcggccggaaagcgttgtcctcgcgaagtgtccaattcaaaatggcactgaactcgggacgcctggtgacgaggggAATATATTTCCCTCTGGaaggaggggagtcccagattgctcagtgagttttggtTTTAGCAATTtcggactcccctccctccagaacttattatactcgtcaccaggcgtcccgagttcagtgtcattttgaattggacacttcgcgaggacaacgctttcgggccgacaacgacaacgacaaattttattgaaaattagaaataaataattgcATTTCTTTCCCCCCCGTAAATAGCTTATAAACTAATCGAGGCGGGGAGAACTGAGGACATACTACAAGTACAAGGTTATCTATAGATGGACTAAATAACAGTAAAGACATTACTATACAGTTACAGTAAATAGAATGAACTaacctaaaacaaaacaagtacaTTAAGATTATGACAAGAGGCTAACTTAAAGTATTAAATAGCTTAATAAGACGGGAGACTTCGACATAATCATCTTCTGACCGCAAGAAATttagtaataattcctttatctTTTTACGAAAGAACGAGCGTTTAAGTAGTTTAATCGAGTAAGGAATAGAGTTCCAAATTTGGGCACCAATTCTCGAGAAAAAGGAATACATTTTATTAGTTCTagagaactgaaaataaaaCGAGTCGCTAGAGACAGATCTAGTTCTGTAATTGTGAATCTGACTTGTTTTAACAAACTGATTGAGTATACTAGCTGGTGCGGACTGTCTGTTTATATCATACAGTAAATAGCTACAATCTCTAAAAAATAGGCTAGGTAGGGGAAGGCAATTTGATTTGAGAAATtcgggccgccattttagcaggtcaacttacaagttctacggagcctggtggcttcgcgttgctacctgtaGATGCTTCaatggattcatggtttagagaaattcctgttccacgaacctggcgtgttaatttagcgactggattcgattttcacgaaaaaaaatcgtgcttgttttgggtcgatcggagtccttAAGGTGGCTtctgtctcctaccttgtcactatactatgaaggaaggtgaacggggaccatttttcccgaaacttcgtgtacgtattaaagacaacaacagctcaccacatggtaagttttatcgatttttatttccattttctagtaaattttcagacctaaacttcgcctcatatgttctctatattttaatacctacgtgacgcacacagtgagcctgggttacctgtgccaTGACCAGCTAACAGTTGGCTTGATAGTTTAATTGAATCCATTTTCTAAGAATCGAGCTGAGATCTCGTTTAATATCCTGTCCGAAACTTTCAATGAAAACACTTTTCATAGTCGTAAGGATGGATTGATGTAGAATTAAGCTCTAAGAAAAGTCGACGAGAAGCTAAAGGGCTATGAATagcacaaaattaattaactcttAATTTATTGTGACGTTGCACATGTtagaaatttaattataatCTCGATGTAGCTGTTCGTAGCCCTTTTCGTTCCGTGGATGGTGTGGAGACAGATTTCTGTTATTTTACCAATACTCAACTTGTTGATCGGACCAAGAATCTGTTGCAGTTCGGCGACTCATGCGAGTTATACCACAGGTTCGAATTACGAgaagcctgtgtacagccgcccgctctcctcAAACATCGGACGGAAGCGTGCTCCTCCTCTCCGATTTCAAGTTTTTAGGAGAGCGGACGGCCGTACACAGGCTAATTACGATTGAATCACAGTAGCGTGATTATATGTTGTAACTCCCAACGGTTCAAACGAAGTGCGCGCGCTGTTTGATACGTGGTTTGCAAGCAATCTCTAGAgagctgcaatgtacaattgctggtggacgaacacaAGGTgctataggccactttcaaaaataccacaatactccaaaattttgcataagcattgtttttattttttcttgggacaatcgtaagtcccaagagaaactggaaacaatatttacgcaaaattttggggggcaaacaggGTATcaaggtatttttgaaagtggcctgttgagtagcctgcgtagcaagcgttcccgTTTGAACGAAGAGCTcccaaacgattttccgcaaactggctgCTGGctgaaagttggggcaagagactgagggaacgcttgtcGTCTATCGAGGCAGACTGTCACTATAGGGATGATATCTGATtaaaaacattgcttttgttattcaaatgtaacagccacaggaacaaaagacccattgtttcgacagccaatgaagCTCTAGTTGGTACAATAtagacaataggtgacgtcaacgatatcttcgctatttACCTGATTttaacgggggggggggggggggggggaactgaCTGAGAACAATCGCAAGAAAGACTTACCGTTTTGAAATCGGTGTTTAGACCTGGCTACTTCAGATCTGTTGCAAAACATCAAAACCGCCGGCGTTATTACTTTCTGAACTAAATTCCTGTTTTCCCAGTTCAGTGCCTGATAATGTGAAAGCAATGAAAAGGGGTATGTTTTGCGAAACATTGACCTAGTAGCACTATATTTCagaagatttatttatttatttatttattttgtgattCGCCCAAGGGCAGGTGATAATACAATAGGTCTCTAGGTCCCCTATATAATATTAACTCCCAAACCCAACCCCGGATGAGAAAGAAAACCTAACCCAAAGTacccattaaaaaaattaacaactaCAGATAGTCATAGGATTAACTCTTCGACATTTAGGACAAATTAAACTTATATGAACGTATATTGTCTCCGTCGAATActattttaagcctttcaacGAAAAAATACTTTAGCTTAATTTTAAAAGAAGAGATGGAAGTCTGCAACTTAATGCTATCTGGTATGGCGTTCCATAAATTGGCTAGGCGATTGAAGAAGGAATCGCGAAACAGACAAGTTTTGAAAGGCGgcgaatgttggtcaaatgttgaaaccgtttaaacgggcctttaCTTTAGGAAAACCCCCAACTGAGGAATAAGGTCAAGCAATGTGAAGGGATACGTTTTTGTATACGCTGGACGTGTACTGTTTCAAAAGAGATATTAGAGATGACTATTTTGTGCTTCCTTTATTCCCATGTAGCCCAACTGAGCGTTAGTTACTCTCAGCAACGAGAGTGGGCAGTGAGCCCACGACCTCCGTATTAGATCGATAGCCgttgctctacccattgagcctAAACGTTCGTCTTAATTTCAAATAGAAGAAAAATCCGCCTCGAGCTCTGTTGTTTTGCGTCACGGGGACACTTCAATAGGGCGTTTATGCATGGGCAACGGCAACGTAAACGTTGGCCGAGTAGCACTTAAATTTCAACAGAGATATCTGTAAGAGTGTATTTTAAGAAATGGCATCTCTATAGGAATAAAGAGGTAGCCTAAACTTTGTGCGAAGTGTGTTTAGCCGACTTTATCCTTTATAGTTGACGGATTCACATGCAGTACAACAAAAGCTGTTTTTCGGTAATGTGACAATATTGTGACACGAACATGATTCTCTAAAATTGGACCAAGATGAGCGAGCTCTAAGAAGTTGTTCCTGTGCCTTCGGCACACCTGCACAATCACGTAATTATAAGATTGTTTTACGTCATTCCTGTGCAGTAAAAGTAGGCGGTGTATTGTGTGAAAGTGTGTCTCGTTGAATTTAGTCCTAAACGGTAGAAATACAGTACACAACAAAGGAGCCAGAGCTAAGATTTGTCTTACTCCGACAGTTTCCTTTACATCTTATTTGCATAGTTAACCGGCCTCTCCTCCTTCGTATCCGCTTTGAGTCCGAGGTCCGTGATCCAACCGAGGGAAAAGGTACGATCGTGGAATCTACTTACCCATCTAAAGATGTGTCAATCCTCATTAATTCGAATCTATACCGCTGAACAGAAACTTAACAAGTATCTGCTACGGTATTCGAAGTACCACCTCAGAGTCATTAATTTTCTTGTCGGACTGGAAGATtaggactggactggactgaaaatgattttattaGGTTAAATCCTCTCAGTTTTCCCCAGGTTTTAAATGCATCCAGTAATCAAGTACTGGCTAATTAGCTGGCGAACACCTGATGAATAACATGTTGATATGAGATCAAAAGATATTAAATGCACTTGACTTTCCCAAAAATTAATTGGATTTTGAAAGATTCATGACGAGAAAAGCTTTTTAACGATTTACGTTATCTAGAAGCCGAGAAAGAAGTCGACAGCACAGACACCTCTGAGAGGTCGGAGAAAGACCCCGTTAAACGATCATTCGGTAAGTAGAAAGCATTCACTATTAACGACATTTAGCTTATCGTACGAGCAGTTCTAACTAGTTTGGCTCTGAGCACCTGCATTTGTAAATAAAAGTTCTCCTCACGCACATGCTAAAAGAAACTTGGAAAGTTGCCGCTGACACTAACAACTTGCATGTTAAAGGCTAAGATTTATATACTGGGTCGTGCTCAGGGCGTAGCCgtgggggtcctggggtgcccgtgaccccccccccccccacccctttgTAAGTctttttttatgcaaatgacctacaatattcaggtggcGGAAGCGCTTGAATCTTGTGAGTACTCTGAGTACTCTCTGTTTTACACAGTGTGACCCTCCcattgaaaaatcctggctacgccttTGGTGCTTGTTCTTCGCTCGATTGGTATAGTAGCACCCATCACGGTCCTAGTCTACTGACTAACCTGCTCTCAGAATAAATTTCAACAAACCCCTCTGCATGAGTGGTGGCGACGTTTTTGACTGAAATAATGGTCTTATTCTAGCACTTACCCGGACATTTTAAGCGTACAGAAACGTTTACCATATTGTCAACCTTGTCgactaattttgtttttttcgttcCATTCTTTGGTTTGGGTTCAGGAGAAGGGTTTAATGTATTGAATAAGCAAGCGGAAAAGGCAAGTTCGGTTTACAAATGGCTTAAAGAAAACTGGAGAAAGTTACTTGTTATCATTGTGGCACTATTTGCTTTAATATTTGTGGTTGGCATTTACAGAAGATGCTTCAGTTCTGACTCTAGGTGAGAAACGAGTTCTCCTTGCTTTTTAGTTAAACCCCCCTCTCAACCGGTTTGCACCGCAGTGACTACTACAGAAGAGCATGGGGCTACCGTCATGGGTTCAATTACGGACGAAGTAACCCTCGGGGTCTTTTAAATAAATGGGTAGAAACAGCATCCTTTGTGAAAACATCTGGAAATGGCAGGGTGGCTGTGCAGCTCCAACACGGAGCTCTTTACGGTATTACACGGCTGGCTATTGACGtggttaattaattttaaaagggaaacaattcTGTCATGTAAACGCTCACTTAAGTTGAATCAACTTGGGGAGTGACGATCCTAGCAGCGAAAACTCTTATCCACATAAACGGGGCCTAAATATGATACGAATTGAAAAAGAACCACGCAGGCGATGAGGCTTGTGAATTTCCCGATATACAAAACCTCAAGCAAAGTGTGAAAACGGGAACTTAGAAGGCGCACAAACTGCTTAAAGCGATAATAAGACCACCAAGCCCTTCAAAGAAACACGTTTTTACCGTCAAACAATACAACAAAAGCCTAGGTTTCTGATTTAGGGTTAAAATATGTTTGTTGCACACGAACAGGAAATTTACACACGTTCTAGACACTCACTTGAAGTCAGTTCCACTAAGTATCACTATTTCAGTTTTTAACTTAAAGGTCGAAATTTGTTCGACATCATTTTCAACGAAGAAAATTCTCTGGAAAGAGGTTGATTTCGCATATTCGTCAGTTTAGCAAAACGTAGGCAGAACCAAGAGCCATAATTAAAACCCTTTCGAACTTGGAATGATGTGTGTTTCCTAATATCCTCACGCAGTCGTCTTTGGATCGTCGATCGTCCCTAACCCTTTACCAGTGGGGTATTTGAATAACTACCAAGAAAATCTGCGATTTCTGCCCTTCAGCCATGTTTTCTTACGCTGAAAATCGTCACTAAGAAGTCTCGCATTTCtttatattattatttgcatTTAGTTCTTCTGGAGACGATGACGAGCCCAGCATCGTGGTAGTCAGGATGTTAAAGCCCGAAAACAAAGAACGAGTTGAATGTTTGGACCCAGTTTTAGCGGAGGACACCTCTCAAAGAAGTGGCGGCAGCGCGGGGAAGAATCAAGAAGGTCCTTCGGCTATTCAACGCAAAACTCAGTCTTGGAGCGATGATTGGGATAACACAGAAGTCATGATGATAAATGGCGTAAAACGAACTAGAAAGCCCTCGGTCAAAAGAAGGGCACAATTTCATGAAAGCTTCATACCATCTTCAAGACTAAGAGAAAGAGATATTCCTGCAGCTTCGTCACAAACTCAGATCCAAACCCAACAATCTATAATAGTTGATATTCAAGGGAATAGTATTCCTATCTCCGGATACACTGCATTCCAGCAGATTCAATTCTccatgttttattttaatattgttCGTTATCTTTTGGAAATAACAGGAACTGATCTTTTCAGCTTAATCAGGGGTACTAACGGGAGCATAAGTGAAGGGCCCTTTCCATTCTACGAGGAGATACCATTGGTCGAAGTCTTGCCAACAGCATTAGCTGGGAAATATCGGGACGAATATCTTCCTACTGCAAAGACAACAACCAATATTCCACTGACTATCTCCCAGTGATGAAAATATCGATATCGACTAATGACCCACCAAAAATAAAACATGAACTGTGGATCAGCGATACATATGATGTGAATTTCGTATAATTGTTCAGTAATCCTGAGGCCTTGTTTCCAGTGAGTGGTCTGAGTATTCAGAAGTCCATTTATTTGTGGATTAAATATCCTGATTAAATATCCTGATTTATCAACTGACAATTGTTTCGAATTCTCCGTGCAAATGGACAAATTGTTACTCCATAATCCAATGGATCTCCGTAATCCATGCAGAGCTGTAGCTTTCTTTATTGAATATAGTTATAACTTCGGCTTCAATTGCATGAGGGTAGGACTTGACACTACTTTCCCAAAATGTCATGCATACTTATCGTGGCCAATACTCGTGAATCATGAAAATGGAAGGGTAAAAATAATTCTTCTGTGAAAATGGCGGCTTTGAACTGCCTTGGGAGAAACATTGGCTGATAGCAAGGCTTTATAACCGCAAGTGATTtccaaaagagaacaaaaagacTCTGCCACACTTTGTTGATGTATTGCCTCTACGATATATAACATCACAGTTGCTAGGCCTAATGCCACGGATAGCTTTAGTTCACTTGTCCCTCGTGGTCCTCAGTACAGTTGTACATTGTGTACGTGCTATTTGGTGATGGCTTTGACATTGTGGAAACCCTCAAGCAAGGAATCCAATacgttttaatttttaatatgaCTCGAATATTACAGAGCAATCGAGCCATGCTTACTATTTCCTTGTAAATGTTCTCTTAAGTTGAAGATTCAAGTCTGTACAAGAACCTAACGTAAACCCTCAATAAATGATTTGACTTGAGTTCCTGAATTTCGACTTGAGTCGTGGATATTGTGTTTTTCGTCTCGTTTGTAGATGTACACTGTAAGCGGTTACTTCGTAAAGTGGTTTTAAGGCCACCACGATCGGGAAGAAGGACACTGgaacccgtttctcgaaagtcccgatactttacgggccattttagagtgtcacaattccttttgtatctcaagaaaagAGAGGACTTAATCcgtcaaacttcacaattatttttctttttgttaccttgaaaacatatttaaaGATCGGCCCTCTAAAACAAGCGGTTcgcaatttcacaaatcaatggcttttcgggcccgaaaaggtttcgggactttcgagaaacgggctcccTGCCCCGAAGCCAGCGTTCGGTCATAACCCTTGAAAATATAAGGTAGATTCAAGTGAAACTAGACGCTTCAgtgaagcgtacactgggttgcctgtggtacgtgttacagaaaaacagaaggcactaaattgtgtggtattgaactgcagcattccagttaattttttcaagtcggggtcATTAacaccatttgaggggtcacccagatgtcgttccagcagaggcccttttactcacacgttcacacttttaattattttgtaatgtcctgtcctaTTTTGAGGTCTTATAGTTTTTTAacctttggtaataaattcagtttacagataacaaaacacgctcttgtgtaaaattcactcgtttcttctttaaataaatagtctgcaaaaaaattaattgcaaattgctctgacggacgttttcctgcatgtcattcATGTCGTGCAGTTGcactaaacaaacgtttattgcacacactaagatcTTGTTTctgcttcataattcctcttcttttcagtctaatctgatgccaggttaaaacattttttggctttacatttgcaccaaaaagtaccgtaaaagccgggagttaacagtaaaagacaaCGCAAAAgacagttaagctcgcatattacaaaacatgatgaattcataaaggccaccttccagcgaaaaatttattgaaacaaacaacatatttgctctgagaggcaaaaacctcttcctatttcatggagtgcgtgaagacaagaaactcaatcgtgtcaaattaccatgtacgcaacaaaataaatttcaggttcaaaccctttcctgaagaacctttatCTTGAATAATGGAGCACAAAATAGTCGACATgcattctttcaaataattcttgactgtcacatttccaattatttttttacctcaaGACTGCAAGACAACAGAAATCACAGATCCACTAaattaaggtgttcgattccttctctgtctttgttgaacccataagttaccagataattttccatttggtttcagtgttgtacataacactgCACTCGTGATAAaatgttagaaatacagctcactttgatttcggctcgacgggcgaaaggggctggacaatctgcgagtcagcacccatttcaaatagcgatGATAagcagttattaagtctaagcacccattttaaaacggttagatttcaataattgtgtggctcgcatgttgactcgcatggctcgccatgctggctcgcagccatggctcgcatgaatcgcatgactcgctggctcgcacattgcaccgcgcaccggtggctcagttggttgagcactgggctgttacgcgggaggccgtgagttcaactccggccggaccaacactcagggtctttaaataactgaggagaaagtgctgcctttgtaattacatctgcaaatggttacacgctctagtcttctcggataaggacgataagtcggaggtcccgtctcacaacccttcaatgttcataatcctgtgggacgtaaaagaacccgcacacttgtcgtaaagagtagggcatgtagttcccggtgttgtggtctggtctttctggtctggatagggtagggtggagcacctcgcatggGACCTcaagtcctgttcgtgctccttccctctgggcaggtttgcccagtcgtagaagagacaaaccagatgtctcgtaagagaaaaaaaaaaaaaaaaaaactccggGCGAAAgactgttgtcgaagtccattacatcgtcgctttcaagattccagatatttttttccaccgcctgtcttttTTACGCAATTGACCTTCCATTCTTGAGCCCCATAAGATGcattaaaacgccattcgcattacaatgactttcgatgccattgcaggttaattaaatgtcctcctatgtccaccagagaaatctacgcatttccccaACCCCCTCAagcctaacaaaatacgcacaaaagACTCTACATACAAAggcattacttttttttttttttttttttttt containing:
- the LOC138040042 gene encoding uncharacterized protein gives rise to the protein MSIDKIELCGAVLNKRLKSFVDKECRYSFQKCYHIVDSQIVHCMTQKNSYGFNNFAATRIGEIQEGTNVEDWYWCESEHNIADWLTRGKKPSDIDHSSSWQEGPSFLQYPESEWPITRNYSEPQIPKQILKVANIVNASVEDSSAARIDIEKFSEYNRLLRVTARVLKLYERNPRLSFKNATQDLNSKDIERAEIFWIREAQKTMDKHVKDGKSKRLCPRIRSDGIYVISGRAEKWMEMSYEAEKEVDSTDTSERSEKDPVKRSFGEGFNVLNKQAEKASSVYKWLKENWRKLLVIIVALFALIFVVGIYRRCFSSDSSSSGDDDEPSIVVVRMLKPENKERVECLDPVLAEDTSQRSGGSAGKNQEGPSAIQRKTQSWSDDWDNTEVMMINGVKRTRKPSVKRRAQFHESFIPSSRLRERDIPAASSQTQIQTQQSIIVDIQGNSIPISGYTAFQQIQFSMFYFNIVRYLLEITGTDLFSLIRGTNGSISEGPFPFYEEIPLVEVLPTALAGKYRDEYLPTAKTTTNIPLTISQ